The sequence CTTCCCTTTCCTCCAGCACCTGAACCAATATCCAAATACGCAACAGAATTGATGAAATTAACAGTATAAGAACGACCATTAACAGTTAGAACAGCTGAAAAATTAGGCAATCCAGAAACGGCATTGCCGTACCTGTCAACAACTGAGAAATAATATTTGCTTCCGCTTTGGCGAGAGCGAATGTTAAATCCATATTTCATTCCAACCCTATAACACCTATTCTTTGCAAAGTTCTTTCCAATGCTTACAGCTTTATCACCCTTATTTTGCAAATCCAATACGCCATTATATGAGAAGAAGTTGTTTTCCAAAGTGAAATTGCCCTTGGTTCCCATGAAATCATAATCGAACAAGACCCCCACTCGACTGTTGCCGGTTACAAGATTCTTGTTAAAGGTAAAGTCATTGATCCAACCTTGTATGATAACACCATCACCATTGTCGCTGATTGTATTGTTGATGATTGACACATTATTTACTGAATAAGGAAAATCAATAGCTGTATACCATTTTCTTATTGTATTTCCTTTCATCAATACGTTGCAAGCATCCTTGCCGAAGTATATGGCAGTGCCTTCTACACGCTTATCATTGGAAATTATGTTGTTGTTGAGTATACTGATTCCCTTTTTGCTGCTAATGCCCTTTAAATTGATTCCAATATTATTCCCGTTATTTGGTGTAATGTTATTCTTGGAAATAGTCACTCCACCAGATTTGGAAATATCTATTGCAATTTTAAAGCTTGAAAAGACATTGTTACTTATAGTGGAATCGTAAACATCATTGAAAACTATCCCATTCCGTTTTGTAGATATTTTATTTCCAGAGATTCTAATTCCTGAAACATCACTTGCATCTACAAAGGAACCGACCAGATTAGTGGTAAAACCGCTAATGTTTGTTCCAGACCCTCCTGACAATATAGTAAATACAGGAATATTGAAGATATTAGTAATCAATGTGCCAGATTTACTTATAATGTTTAAAGGCTTTGAAATCTTCAAATAGATATTTTCATAGGAGGAACCTGTAAACTGAATAGTGCTTCCAGCTGCCACATCATCGATAAGATTCTGAATATATTCATTGATGGAACCATCATAGGAACTTGCATCTTTGATTATAATGGTTTGTGGACCTTTCAATAAAGAAGCAGAACTGTCTGATTGGGTTAATAAAACATCATTATCGATTTTGCTAGAATCGTCAGTTGAACTTAAGATATCCTTGGATTTCTTATTATTTGAATTTCCAGATACATCTGAAATCTCTGCAATGGAATCTGATGAATAATCAATATTGGACTCATCATTAATGGTCTCATCTAAAATATCACTATCAATAACTTCATCTTGAGAACTGATAGAATCTGATGAAACATCCACAGATAAATCCGATAAATCATTATCTTCAGTTGCAACTGCAGATCCAAGACTTGTGAAGAATATTAAGATAATAAAAATCATTAATATTCTCTTCCTAATACATTTCACCTCCCACAAAAATATAGAAATATGAATTAATTTTAATTTTTACTGTCTAATAATGAACCAATATTCATATCACGAAAAGATCAAGAGTAAATTATATAATTATAATGATGAAAATAATTTTTTATTTCTGATAATTTTCGAAATATAAATTTATTATGAACAGTAATTTATTATTTAAAATATAAATAAGTTTCTAAAAATGAATAGAATTCAAAATTATAAAAAAATAAATTACTCGAATATAAATTAAATGCATAAACATACGAAAATTGAATAGATTATCAAATAAAAATTAAAAAATTATTAAAAATCTACTAAAAAATTACAAAAGAAATATCAATGCGAAATTAAATTTATTTCATTTAAATTCATTTAAAAAACTTAAAAAGCAAAAAATTAGAAATAAATTAAAAAATATATAAAATATAACTTTTTTTAATAAAATAACTAATATTTAGCAAAGTAAAAAACAAAATTAGAAAAATAATAAATAAAAAAATAAACGATAAACTTTATATTACATATCGATAATAAATATACATACTAATATGAAATATTTTATTTGCAAAAACTATCTAAAGTTTAAAACCTTAGAAAAAAATTTTTTGCAAATACAAATACCGATGTTATTTCTCATAAAATTGAAAATGAGAAGACATTGAGAAAAAACATTGATATTAGTGCAATTTACTAAATTTCTTTTAAAAAAGGAAAAATAAGGAGAAAAAATATGAATAAAAAGATAATCTTATCTCTTCTTGCAGTATTCATAGTTGCAATTTCTCTTTCCGCAGTATCTGCAGCGGATGATGTGGCTGTAGATGATGTCATAACTGATGCAGGAATTGGCGAAGTTGTAGCTGTAGAAGAACCTGCAGCAGCAGATGATGCAGTATTGGCAGATGGTGAGGAAAAGACCGGCGATGATATACAAACTTTAATCGATAATGCTGAAGATGGAGGAGAAGTAGACTTAGGTGTAGACCAAGTTTATAATGTAGCAGATGGAAAAATTTTCAATATTACTAAGAAAGTTACCGTAAAAGGTACCAATGTTGTCATTAAAGCAAGTGGTGCTTCCCAAGGCGGATCTGGTGCACTTTTCATTGCAAATGTAGCTGGAACCGGATTTGACGGAATCACATTCATCAACACTGACGGTAAAAAAACATACGGCCAACAAGTTTCAGGTTATGCTATCCAATTAGCTATTGAAAACGGTACTGTAAACAACTGTAAATTCCTCGATTGGGGTAGCGGTGTTTACGGTAGAGGAGCAGCATTCTGTAACATTACAAACTCTTACTTCAACGGTTCTTCTGAAAAAGTAACCAATGGAGGAACAAAAGAATACGGTACCAAAGCAATTAACCTTATGGGTTCCCACGATATCACAGTAAAAGATTGTACCTTTGAAGGACAAGTTCTTGACGGTATTTCCATTGCAAGTAACTCCGGTAACAACATAATGACCGACAACACTTTCATCGAAAACTGTTACGCTATCTACTTCGGTGGAGCTTCCACCCAAGGATGTGTTATTGCAAACAACTCATTCATCAGATGCGGATGGTGTGAAGATGCAGAAGGAAATGTAATCTTTAAAGATTTACCTGTAATCAGTACTCAAAAAGCAGCAAACGGGTATATCATTGCAGACAACACTATTGAAGCTACTGAAGGATCTATCTTCATGAAAGCTGAATCAGGTAACACTGCACACGGATACCCAAGTGCTATCGGTGACATTAACATCACTGGAAACACTTTAACCGTAGCTGAAGGTGCTAACCCAGCAACCATTACCTTCATGTACATTTTAAGTAACCAAGGACAATTAAGCCCATATGCACCTATTAACATTAGTGGAAACACTATTGCAGAAGGAGTAACTCCTGTAACTGTATGGTATGCTGACTGGGGTAGTGAAACTGACCCTGTTTTCCCTGCAGCTGATCCAGTAGCTACTTCCATAATCATTAAAGACATTTCAACTGCAACCAAAAAAGTAACTATTGAATTGGTAGATGTAAACGGTGTAGCACAAGCTGGAAAAGAAATTAGCTACTCTATCAACGGTGGAGCAACCCAAACTGGTGAAACCGACGCAGACGGTCTTTTAACTATTGATGTAGCTGAAGATGGTGTAATTGCTCTTGCATTTGCTGGAGATGAAGAACTCAAAGCAGCAGAAACCAGCATTAACTTTGCAAGTACTGCAGTTAAAACTACTCCAACCATTACTGCTAGTGCAATGACTGCTACTGCAAAAATTGCTAAATACTACACAATTACCTTAAAAGATTCCACTGGTAAAGCATTGGTTGGTGAAAGCGTAACCTTCTACTTTAATGGAAAAACCACTACTGTAAAAACCGATGAAAACGGTAAAGCAAAACTTAGCATCAATGTTGCAACCAAAGGAAACTACCAAATTGCTGTATCTTATTTAGGTAATGATAAAAACAATGCAGTTACAACAGCTAAAAACATTAAAGTAAATGTACAAGCTACCAAAGCTACCTTCAAGAAAGCTACTTTAAAAGTGAAAAAAGTTAAAAGCGTAAAATTCACTCTTAAAGATTCCAAAGGTAAAGCTATCAAAGGTAAAAAAATTACCATTAAAGTAAATGGTAAAACATTCAGCGCTAAAACCAACGCTAAAGGTGTAGCTACAATCAAAGTAAAAGTAACTAAAAAAGGTAAATTCTTAGCAACCGCTAAATTTGCAGGTGACAACACCTACAAAGCAATTACCAAAAAAGCATACTTTACTGTAAAATAAATTAACTGATTTTGAAAAGTAATTAAATTACTTTTCTCTTTTTTATTTTTTAAAACATCCAAAAACTAATGACTCTTTTTAATAGATCTTATCTGATAATTGAAGCAGGACCCATTTCAAAAATTATAACAATTGTTAATCAAATTAAGAAAAAATTTATAAAAATGAAATGCACATAAATTCATATAGATAGTTATATAATTAGAAAATTTATCAAATAAATTAAAAAGAACAAGATATTTATAAAGCAAAATATTAGTTATTTAATTAAATAAAGTAGGGAAAGAGAATGAAAAGAAAAAATATACTATTAATTTCTTTATTTTTAATAATTGCATTGATTAACACAGGAATAGTCTATGCCGAAGATTTTGAAGAAGTTAATATCAGTGATAGTTTAGACGAAAATTTAGAGATTATCGATAATAAAGATATTGATAATCAGAATTACATAAGCCAAGAAAATGCAATAGATGATGAAAGCATTTCAGGCAATGCTGCTTATGATGAGGAATCGTTAAAAAGTTCCAATTCAGATGCAAATACTTTACAATCAACATCTTATGTAGATGGAAAAGCATATAACCAAATGTCAAATCCCACTATTCAAACTGCAATAGACAATGCAAATGATGGAGATACAATCATCATCACTGGAACTGCATATGTTCACTGCCATTTTATAGTCAATAAAAAATTAACAATCATCAGTGAAGTGGGAACTACAATGAGCCCTTGCCCATCCAATACAGATGGATCTGGCGCACATGGAATATTCTACATAAGCCCTGAAGCAAGCGAGACTGTAATAAAAGGATTCAAATTATTGGGAAATGATCAATATTCCAGAGAAAACGACTATGGAATCTATATTAAAGGAGCAAGCAATGTCCAAATAGTCAATTGTTCAATAAGCACTGAAATTGCAGACGGAATAAGAGTGGCAAACGCTACAAATACACAGATTACAGATTCCATCATAAAGGATTCAAATATTGGAATAAACATTGTAGACAGCACTAAAACAATCATAAGGAACAATAATATCACAAACAATACCAAAACAGGTATCAATATCTCTGGCAGCACAAAAAACACAACAATCGATACAAACAACATTACCTATAACCAAGGTAGAGGAATAAGCATAACTACAGCAGATTACATTTACATATTGAATAACTTCATAGCATTTAACCAAAAAGATGGAAGCGGTGCAGGTGTCTATGTAAACTGCAATATCACTAAAATCGAAATTTTAGGAAACTTGTTTAGACAAAATGGCCAATATGGTGTTTTAAATGACTACCGTACAAAAAACATGGACTGGCAAAATGGGGCAGACAAATTGGAAGTGGTTAACAATAATTATTTCATGGGACATACTGAAAGAACCGTTTACCATATTGAATACAAAGAGGATCCTGAAGGACAATACACCTATGATAGTGCGACAGATACCTATACTTATGTAGGGCCGGGAAACGGAAACTATGAACTTGATAAAAACACAGTATATCTAGCATATGCATACCTTATAGATGAAACCATCTGTGGTGCCACCCTTTATAAACCTCCAAACATCGGTTGGAACACTGAAAATCGTAACCTTCAAATAAGTGAAATCACTCAAGTCAAAAAGGGAACCTATCAGGTGTCCATAACAGATGCAAAAGGAAATGTTGCAACAGATTTAAGTTCAATTTATGTCACCTTCTACTTGAATAAAAACAATACCGAATCCCTACCTCAAGAAGGAGACATTTTTAAAACCGTTTTAATGAAAAATGGTGTTGCAACAGTCAGCTTTAGTGAGAAAGATTATCTTGAAAGCGGAAACGTATTGCTTGCAGTATTCCCTGGACTTGTTGGAAAGACAACTGTTGACCCTCATGCTAGTTTCAATATAGCTGATGACCAGCTTCCTAAAGATAGCATAAACACTAAAATAACCGTTTCCAACATGAACACTTATCCAAACTCTGGAGCAAGCTTTACAGCTACAATAAGAGATGAATATGGAAACCCATTAGCAGGCAAAACAATCAAAATTAGCTTAAATGGAAACACATACACAAGAACTACAGATGCAAATGGAAAAGTGAGCATTCCAATTAAACTATCCAGTGAAAAAACTTACACAATAACCGTAAGCTTCAATGGAGATGAGGAATACAATGTAAGCAGTGCAAAGGCAAGCATTGCAGTTAAAAGAACTGGTCAAAAAATAATCAGCTCAAACAAATCCTTTGCCCCAAATAAA is a genomic window of Methanobrevibacter sp. containing:
- a CDS encoding right-handed parallel beta-helix repeat-containing protein, which translates into the protein MNKKIILSLLAVFIVAISLSAVSAADDVAVDDVITDAGIGEVVAVEEPAAADDAVLADGEEKTGDDIQTLIDNAEDGGEVDLGVDQVYNVADGKIFNITKKVTVKGTNVVIKASGASQGGSGALFIANVAGTGFDGITFINTDGKKTYGQQVSGYAIQLAIENGTVNNCKFLDWGSGVYGRGAAFCNITNSYFNGSSEKVTNGGTKEYGTKAINLMGSHDITVKDCTFEGQVLDGISIASNSGNNIMTDNTFIENCYAIYFGGASTQGCVIANNSFIRCGWCEDAEGNVIFKDLPVISTQKAANGYIIADNTIEATEGSIFMKAESGNTAHGYPSAIGDINITGNTLTVAEGANPATITFMYILSNQGQLSPYAPINISGNTIAEGVTPVTVWYADWGSETDPVFPAADPVATSIIIKDISTATKKVTIELVDVNGVAQAGKEISYSINGGATQTGETDADGLLTIDVAEDGVIALAFAGDEELKAAETSINFASTAVKTTPTITASAMTATAKIAKYYTITLKDSTGKALVGESVTFYFNGKTTTVKTDENGKAKLSINVATKGNYQIAVSYLGNDKNNAVTTAKNIKVNVQATKATFKKATLKVKKVKSVKFTLKDSKGKAIKGKKITIKVNGKTFSAKTNAKGVATIKVKVTKKGKFLATAKFAGDNTYKAITKKAYFTVK
- a CDS encoding right-handed parallel beta-helix repeat-containing protein; the encoded protein is MIFIILIFFTSLGSAVATEDNDLSDLSVDVSSDSISSQDEVIDSDILDETINDESNIDYSSDSIAEISDVSGNSNNKKSKDILSSTDDSSKIDNDVLLTQSDSSASLLKGPQTIIIKDASSYDGSINEYIQNLIDDVAAGSTIQFTGSSYENIYLKISKPLNIISKSGTLITNIFNIPVFTILSGGSGTNISGFTTNLVGSFVDASDVSGIRISGNKISTKRNGIVFNDVYDSTISNNVFSSFKIAIDISKSGGVTISKNNITPNNGNNIGINLKGISSKKGISILNNNIISNDKRVEGTAIYFGKDACNVLMKGNTIRKWYTAIDFPYSVNNVSIINNTISDNGDGVIIQGWINDFTFNKNLVTGNSRVGVLFDYDFMGTKGNFTLENNFFSYNGVLDLQNKGDKAVSIGKNFAKNRCYRVGMKYGFNIRSRQSGSKYYFSVVDRYGNAVSGLPNFSAVLTVNGRSYTVNFINSVAYLDIGSGAGGKGSSSSSLNVGEDNRQFSQWGQFDQVDSEEMDYYESFYNELLKALSSNSKRNSNADSQNNPSHANSQNQSGSGDSGLSSGDYSINSNGVLSGSSGSAGVSASSSAGPSPSSSVPESASAKTLSIDDETFRVIGVGGLVILIILVIGLYYREDIIEMMKE